A genomic window from Corticium candelabrum chromosome 8, ooCorCand1.1, whole genome shotgun sequence includes:
- the LOC134182981 gene encoding uncharacterized protein LOC134182981 — protein sequence MYELISSVAAGNSASNITDSTTAVADNDHPSAIDRLGPIVKADFEVAVKKGKLPIMRGNIDMLGEEDAGKTTLGDAFLDQPFIEKRESTVGAEVKVMRTGGGPNTNWKELKPKEKEEIIDQVLVRGLLARQQQVEAPEQTPDDNGEEAIGETSQEAEQQPAGSTNTVALATARQAISKEGNTTELRKPLRDLLFCKELTEEQAKLAEELRRDKAALEKSESMMLITVCDRGGQEQFLMTHAALMADNSQHSATAYMIVMDGTKSLADPIPQCLFRPEQGSEQLVMPRFGPTTRRELLAYHMNAIKMAHPVVGCGPFLGQGFIDQAPVTFAMSTRQDKTKDMDPKFLEEQEEILQDIVQKNDFGGHMVLAQKNPNKLTFRVDNRRSGTGSPDPVLMKVKEIFVAMVRSLWSQRDAIPLPWAVLDKLLSRVSQLDDNEGKILDIEEVCELARKFCDIMTRRECRSALQYLSSLSTIAFYSDVNELKKKVFTDRQWLVNVLTVFATVLHKSNVPPELWKDLKKLKEEGMMSWSLAHYLLLQKGVKQSQFESILYLLHLFDVICPTITSPEMLKAVLKVGQSFFVPCLLEQRYDNKLAWQQLAGSTRFPPSLIFRPDGFDTTPEPIYFRLVSRCATEYAHPRPKLKRGHAVFHVDDDLELDLELVYHELHYIIATVYSPRQVFSRDELKHQCSIIRQFLIHQLNEAKKRGLDGFKFNVCVYLPSSEAEDTQSIEDDCLVCIDKYPSQQSLINQKNDRVSREQFPTLDIWFSDSRESLDIETGIDRQQDEQTTKSESADSSVSTLTSGVWQQSQMSNLDDELSSQLLVKVAGEVSHRWEEFGSLLSADMFPTRKTDVITDTYRNPFLRAKAMLEEWREAMGRRGTCDLIAQTLLKMGLRKEACDIFGYDVVELIYPNK from the exons GACGACATTGGGAGATGCTTTTCTAGATCAGCCATTTATAGAGAAGAGGGAAAGTACGGTAGGAGCAGAAGTGAAAGTGATGAGAACGGGAGGCGGTCCAAACACGAACTGGAAGGAACTGAAAccaaaagagaaagaagagatcATTGATCAAGTTCTTGTCAGAGGCTTACttgcaagacaacaacaagttGAGGCCCCAGAGCAGACACCAGACGACAATGGAGAGGAAGCTATTGGAGAGACAAGCCAAGAAGCAGAACAGCAGCCAGCAGGTAGTACCAACACGGTAGCTTTAGCAACAGCCAGACAAGCAATTAGTAAAGAAGGCAACACGACAGAGTTGAGGAAGCCACTACgtgatttgttgttttgtaaagAATTAACCGAGGAGCAAGCAAAGTTAGCAGAGGAACTGCGTCGTGACAAAGCTGCATTAGAAAAAAGTGAAAGTATGATGTTGATCACAGTGTGTGATCGCGGCGGTCAAGAACAGTTTCTGATGACACACGCAGCATTGATGGCAGACAACAGTCAGCACAGTGCAACCGCTTACATGATAGTGATGGATGGAACAAAGAGTCTTGCAGATCCCATACCTCAATGTTTGTTCCGACCAGAACAAGGAAGCGAGCAGTTGGTCATGCCACGTTTTGGTCCTACAACGAGACGCGAGCTATTGGCTTACCACATGAATGCCATCAAGATGGCACATCCAGTAGTGGGTTGTGGTCCTTTCCTTGGTCAGGGCTTCATTGATCAAGCACCAGTTACATTCGCCATGtcgacaagacaagacaagacaaaggACATGGATCCAAAATTCTTAGAggaacaagaagaaatattgCAAGACATTGTACAGAAGAACGACTTTGGTGGTCACATGGTGTTGGCGCAGAAAAACCCAAACAAACTGACTTTTCGTGTTGACAACAGACGATCAGGCACTGGCAGTCCGGATCCGGTGCTAATGAAGGTGAAGGAGATATTTGTAGCAATGGTGCGGTCACTGTGGAGTCAACGAGATGCTATTCCTTTGCCGTGGGCAGTTCTCGATAAATTGTTGAGCAGAGTGTCTCAACTGGATGACAACGAAGGCAAAATACTGGACATCGAAGAAGTGTGTGAGTTGGCTCGAAAATTCTGTGACATTATGACACGAAGAGAATGTCGATCGGCACTGCAGTATTTATCAAGTTTGAGCACAATTGCATTTTATTCTGATGTGAATGAGTTAAAGAAGAAGGTCTTCACTGATCGACAGTGGCTGGTCAATGTTCTCACTGTCTTTGCTACCGTCCTGCATAAGAGTAACGTGCCACCAGAACTTTGGAAAGATCTGAAGAAATTGAAGGAAGAAGGAATGATGTCATGGTCATTGGCTCACtatctgctgctgcagaaaggtGTCAAACAAAGTCAGTTCGAGTCCATCTTGTACCTACTGCATCTATTCGACGTCATCTGTCCTACAATCACATCACCAGAGATGCTGAAGGCTGTTCTGAAGGTTGGACAGTCATTCTTTGTTCCTTGCTTGCTGGAACAGAGATATGATAACAAGTTGGCATGGCAACAGCTGGCCGGCTCCACTCGATTTCCTCCCTCTCTCATATTTCGTCCTGATGGGTTTGACACGACTCCCGAGCCGATCTACTTTCGCTTGGTGTCTCGTTGTGCCACTGAATATGCCCATCCTCGTCCCAAACTAAAAAGAGGTCATGCTGTCTTTCATGTGGATGATGATCTTGAGCTTGATCTGGAACTGGTTTACCATGAACTGCATTACATCATTGCTACAGTATATTCTCCACGTCAAGTGTTTTCTCGTGATGAGCTGAAACATCAATGTAGCATCATTCGTCAGTTTCTCATTCATCAGCTGAATGAGGCCAAGAAACGAGGATTGGATGGCTTCAAGTTTAATGTCTGTGTTTATCTTCCCTCAAGTGAAGCTGAAGATACCCAATCAATAGAAGATGATTGTTTGGTGTGCATTGATAAATATCCATCTCAACAGAGTTTGATAAACCAGAAGAATGATCGTGTGTCACGAGAGCAATTTCCCACTTTGGATATCTGGTTTAGTGACTCAAGGGAGAGTTTAG ATATTGAAACTGGAATTGATAGACAACAAGATGAGCAAACAACGA AAAGTGAATCTGCTGATTCAAGTGTGTCAACTCTAACATCTGGAGTGTGGCAACAGTCACAAATGTCTAATCTTGATGACGAGTTGAGTTCTCAGCTGTTAGTGAAAGTTGCTGGTGAAGTATCTCACAGATGGGAGGAATTCGGGTCTCTTCTGTCAGCAGATATGTTTCCTACAAGGAAAACGGACGTTATCACTGATACATACAGAAATCCATTCTTGCGTGCTAAAGCCATGTTAGAAGAATGGAGAGAGGCAATGGGCAGAAGAGGTACTTGTGACTTGATTGCTCAAACGCTTTTGAAGATGGGTTTGAGGAAGGAGGCATGTGATATATTTGGTTATGATGTAGTAGAACTCATTTAtccaaacaaataa